The following are encoded in a window of Geobacter metallireducens GS-15 genomic DNA:
- a CDS encoding cytochrome ubiquinol oxidase subunit I, protein MDVLTLSRLQFAATTMFHFIFVPLTLGLSILTAYMETRYVRTGDETYLKMTKFWGKLFLINFALGVVTGITQEFQFGMNWAEYSRYVGDIFGAPLAIEATVAFFLESVFIGVWIFGWNKISKTAHAVSIWLVAIATNLSALWILLANGWMQKPVGYVLRNGRAEMVDIIAVITNPYGLIKFVHTVGSGYMVAAFFVMGISAWHLLRKSRVDFFVRSFKMGSVFSLVSALLVFGSGDFHAVEIAKTQPTKFAAMESVWETQKGAGMNLFLLPDPENECNAIERLCIPNMVSMLAFHDPTAEIKGLKDFPKELRPPVQPTFWSFRLMVGMGTFTALVSLAAVILSRMKNLENKTLFLRLMVLALPLPYIAAQLGWVVAEMGRQPWIVYGVLKTSDAVSKAVTSPQVIGSLVGFTLLYGLLGAIDIYLLAKYARKGPDDDLSGIIKPATVREA, encoded by the coding sequence ATGGACGTACTAACCCTCAGCAGGCTCCAGTTCGCAGCAACGACAATGTTCCATTTCATCTTCGTGCCCCTCACCCTTGGCCTCTCCATCCTCACGGCGTACATGGAAACCAGGTATGTGCGCACGGGAGACGAGACCTACCTCAAGATGACCAAATTCTGGGGGAAGTTGTTTCTGATCAACTTTGCTCTGGGGGTCGTCACCGGCATTACCCAGGAGTTCCAGTTCGGCATGAACTGGGCCGAGTATTCCCGCTACGTCGGGGATATTTTCGGCGCGCCGCTTGCCATTGAAGCAACCGTGGCCTTCTTCCTGGAGTCAGTCTTCATCGGCGTCTGGATCTTCGGGTGGAACAAAATATCGAAGACTGCCCACGCGGTCAGCATCTGGCTGGTGGCCATCGCCACCAACCTCTCGGCCCTCTGGATTCTCCTGGCCAACGGCTGGATGCAGAAACCGGTGGGCTATGTGCTCCGTAATGGCCGTGCCGAAATGGTGGACATCATAGCCGTCATCACCAACCCCTACGGCCTCATCAAGTTCGTTCACACGGTCGGTTCCGGCTACATGGTGGCGGCCTTCTTCGTGATGGGGATTTCCGCATGGCACCTGCTCCGCAAGAGCCGGGTCGACTTTTTTGTCCGATCCTTCAAGATGGGATCTGTTTTCAGCTTGGTCTCCGCGTTGCTTGTTTTCGGTTCAGGCGATTTCCATGCGGTGGAAATTGCCAAGACCCAGCCCACCAAGTTCGCGGCCATGGAATCGGTATGGGAGACCCAGAAGGGTGCCGGCATGAACCTGTTTCTCCTTCCCGATCCGGAAAATGAGTGTAACGCCATAGAGCGTTTGTGTATCCCGAACATGGTGAGCATGCTCGCTTTCCATGACCCAACCGCCGAGATCAAGGGGTTGAAGGACTTCCCGAAGGAGCTCAGGCCGCCGGTACAGCCCACCTTCTGGAGTTTCCGCCTCATGGTGGGGATGGGCACCTTCACGGCCCTGGTTTCTCTTGCCGCCGTGATCCTCTCGCGGATGAAGAACCTTGAAAACAAGACCCTCTTTTTGCGGCTCATGGTGCTGGCTCTGCCGCTTCCTTACATCGCCGCCCAACTGGGATGGGTCGTCGCCGAAATGGGGCGGCAGCCCTGGATCGTGTACGGGGTGCTGAAGACGTCCGATGCGGTTTCCAAGGCGGTAACATCGCCCCAGGTGATCGGTTCGCTGGTGGGATTCACACTCCTCTATGGTCTGCTGGGTGCCATCGATATCTATCTCCTGGCAAAGTACGCCCGCAAGGGGCCTGACGACGATCTTTCCGGCATCATCAAACCGGCGACGGTAAGGGAGGCATAA
- a CDS encoding RrF2 family transcriptional regulator encodes MMELTRKGEYAIRGIIHLAQLPPGKVALISEIAEATDVPQTFLAKILQSFAKIGIVQSFRGAGGGFMLGRSASRITLREVVEAVEGPILPNRCLIGSGTCERDSTCGVHPVWRQVQQRVVEVLDGVTIEDLATHK; translated from the coding sequence ATGATGGAGCTTACACGAAAAGGCGAATACGCAATCAGGGGAATAATTCATCTGGCCCAGTTGCCGCCGGGGAAAGTGGCGCTCATCAGCGAGATCGCCGAGGCAACCGATGTTCCGCAGACGTTTCTGGCCAAGATACTGCAGAGTTTCGCCAAGATCGGCATCGTTCAGTCGTTCCGGGGGGCAGGGGGGGGGTTCATGCTTGGTCGTTCCGCCTCCAGGATCACTCTGCGCGAAGTGGTGGAGGCGGTGGAAGGGCCTATTTTGCCAAATCGCTGCCTGATCGGTTCAGGGACCTGTGAACGGGACAGCACCTGCGGCGTCCATCCGGTCTGGAGGCAAGTGCAGCAACGGGTCGTGGAGGTTCTCGACGGAGTCACCATTGAAGATCTTGCCACGCACAAGTAG
- a CDS encoding tetratricopeptide repeat protein produces MRNLPACILVILCLLCAGEPLLSPVAAADPFLHNKYGVDLIERGEIEKAIEQLEKAYSLYSSDPILKGNLATAYALQGQRLLDRKSYADAAGQFEKALVLFPDEPRYHLLRGIAFTLAKNFPLARHELQQARNLGGETAEGLYFLGRIHYEEGETDEALQNWEKAAALAPSDPSLAKLLERMRREQAVETRMERGHSSRFIVSYDAGEVKTGIALDVLDVLETAYNSVGTDLGYFPEARVPVILYTKRDYREVTRSPNWSGGLYDGKIRIPIGGLVEITPDLRATLRHEYTHAVVRDLSRGNCPVWLNEGLAELQGRQELNPPLTELGRAIRTGGYLPLRKLENGFTSLGSSEVRLAYEESYAVVNFMVSSYGWYRVRGILTYIGEGLPVGEAINRGLADLGLDYDGVFGEWLEYMKREYGGEKQG; encoded by the coding sequence ATGAGAAACCTGCCGGCCTGCATCCTTGTGATTCTCTGCCTCCTTTGCGCGGGAGAACCTCTTCTCTCCCCGGTTGCCGCAGCCGATCCCTTTCTCCATAACAAGTACGGTGTCGATCTCATCGAACGGGGTGAGATCGAAAAAGCCATCGAACAGCTGGAAAAGGCGTACAGCCTATACTCATCGGATCCAATCCTGAAGGGGAACCTTGCCACGGCCTATGCCCTTCAGGGGCAGAGGCTCCTGGACAGGAAGTCCTATGCCGACGCGGCGGGGCAGTTCGAGAAGGCCCTGGTGCTTTTTCCCGATGAGCCCCGGTATCATCTCCTTCGCGGCATCGCCTTTACCCTGGCAAAGAATTTCCCCCTGGCTCGCCATGAACTTCAGCAGGCTCGAAACCTGGGGGGAGAAACTGCCGAGGGTCTTTATTTCCTGGGCCGGATTCACTATGAGGAGGGCGAAACGGACGAGGCCCTCCAGAACTGGGAGAAAGCGGCAGCCCTGGCGCCATCGGATCCCTCGCTCGCAAAGTTGCTGGAAAGGATGCGCCGCGAACAGGCCGTTGAAACCCGCATGGAGCGTGGCCACAGTTCCCGTTTTATCGTTTCCTACGACGCGGGGGAAGTGAAGACCGGCATCGCCCTCGATGTGCTTGATGTGCTTGAAACCGCCTACAACAGTGTCGGCACCGATCTCGGCTACTTTCCCGAGGCCAGGGTGCCGGTCATTCTCTATACGAAACGGGATTACCGGGAAGTGACCCGCTCCCCCAACTGGTCGGGGGGGCTCTACGACGGCAAGATCCGCATACCCATAGGAGGTCTGGTCGAGATAACGCCGGATTTGCGGGCAACGCTGCGCCATGAATACACCCATGCGGTCGTACGTGACCTGTCCAGGGGCAACTGTCCTGTCTGGCTGAATGAGGGGCTTGCGGAACTCCAGGGGAGACAGGAGTTGAATCCTCCCTTGACGGAACTGGGGCGGGCGATCAGGACTGGCGGGTACCTTCCTTTGCGAAAACTCGAAAATGGGTTCACCTCCCTGGGAAGCAGCGAGGTGCGCCTTGCCTATGAGGAGAGTTACGCGGTGGTGAATTTCATGGTTTCCTCATACGGGTGGTATCGAGTGAGGGGAATCCTGACATATATAGGGGAGGGGTTGCCAGTCGGCGAGGCGATCAACAGGGGACTTGCCGATCTGGGGCTGGACTATGATGGTGTTTTCGGCGAATGGCTGGAATACATGAAGCGTGAGTATGGAGGCGAGAAGCAGGGATAA
- a CDS encoding J domain-containing protein → MRYANLVRALEIFGLPDRVTLREIKARHRELVRRHHPDSAGEEGDAEQIRLVNAAYGILREYAENYRFSFAEEEFYEQNPEERLRMQFANTPLWGSK, encoded by the coding sequence ATGCGATATGCCAATCTCGTCAGAGCCCTTGAAATCTTCGGCCTTCCCGACCGCGTCACGTTGCGGGAGATCAAGGCCAGGCACCGGGAGCTTGTGCGCCGCCACCACCCCGACTCTGCGGGAGAGGAGGGCGATGCCGAGCAGATACGCCTTGTGAACGCCGCCTACGGGATTCTCCGCGAGTATGCCGAAAACTACCGCTTTTCCTTTGCGGAGGAAGAGTTCTACGAACAAAACCCCGAGGAACGGCTTCGGATGCAGTTCGCGAATACCCCGCTCTGGGGCTCGAAATAG
- the dxs gene encoding 1-deoxy-D-xylulose-5-phosphate synthase — MTAILDTIESPCDLKGVTQRELAQLAAELREKIITVCARNGGHLAPSLGVVELTLALHRVFDSPADKIIWDVGHQAYAHKLLTGRRDRFATLRTLGGISGFPKRCESSHDAFDTGHTSTSISAALGFAVARDLRGERNKVVAVIGDGSMTGGLAYEGLNNAGHLNKDLVVVLNDNEMSIAENVGALSNFLNRTVTSEFVHTMKKDLEGFLGGLDRIGHGVLKVAKRAEESLKGLFTPGMLFEAFGFEYIGPIDGHDTARLMETFEKVKRFDDAVLIHVLTKKGRGYPPAEEKPALFHGVGPFELETGKVIKGKGGAASYTGVFGEAIRKIAAEDERVIALTAAMPDGTGLTPFAADYPTRFFDVGIAEQHGVTFAAGLAAEGYRPVFAVYSSFLQRAYDQVFHDVCLQNLPVTFAIDRAGVVGSDGPTHHGLFDLAYLRHLPNMVVMAPKDENELQHLLLTAIEHDGPAAVRYPRGNGYGVSLDQTCSVLPIGKGEILREGLDGALLAIGSTVYPAREAAEALAAEGIDLAVVNARFVKPLDRDLILSLARTTGRLIIVEENVIQGGFGTAVLELLEEEGINGVKVLRLGYPDRYVEQGEQHELRAQYGLDAPGITARVRTFMKG; from the coding sequence ATGACAGCAATTCTCGACACCATCGAATCCCCCTGCGACCTGAAGGGGGTCACCCAGCGGGAGCTTGCACAGCTTGCCGCGGAGTTGCGGGAGAAAATCATTACCGTCTGCGCCAGGAACGGCGGACACCTGGCTCCAAGCCTCGGGGTGGTCGAGTTGACCCTGGCGCTCCATAGAGTCTTCGATTCTCCGGCCGACAAGATCATCTGGGACGTGGGGCACCAGGCCTATGCCCACAAGCTGCTCACGGGCCGGCGCGACCGGTTCGCCACGCTCCGCACCCTTGGCGGAATCAGCGGGTTTCCCAAACGGTGCGAGTCCTCCCATGATGCCTTCGACACAGGGCACACCTCTACCTCCATCTCTGCTGCCCTGGGTTTTGCCGTTGCCCGGGACCTGCGGGGGGAGCGGAACAAGGTGGTGGCCGTCATCGGCGACGGCTCCATGACCGGCGGCCTCGCCTACGAAGGGCTCAATAACGCCGGGCACCTGAACAAGGATCTGGTCGTGGTCCTGAACGACAACGAGATGTCCATTGCCGAGAACGTGGGAGCCCTGTCGAATTTCTTGAACCGGACCGTCACCAGCGAATTCGTCCATACCATGAAGAAGGACCTGGAAGGGTTCCTCGGCGGACTCGACCGCATCGGCCACGGGGTTCTGAAGGTGGCCAAGCGGGCAGAGGAGTCCCTCAAGGGGCTCTTCACCCCCGGCATGCTCTTCGAGGCCTTCGGGTTCGAGTACATCGGCCCCATCGACGGCCACGACACGGCCCGACTCATGGAGACCTTCGAGAAGGTGAAGCGCTTTGACGACGCGGTCCTGATCCATGTCCTGACCAAGAAAGGGAGGGGGTATCCTCCCGCCGAAGAAAAACCGGCGCTCTTCCACGGCGTTGGCCCCTTTGAGCTGGAAACCGGCAAGGTCATCAAGGGGAAGGGGGGCGCAGCCTCTTACACCGGCGTCTTTGGCGAGGCCATCAGAAAAATCGCCGCCGAGGACGAGCGGGTCATCGCCCTGACTGCGGCCATGCCCGACGGCACCGGGCTTACCCCCTTTGCCGCCGACTATCCCACGCGGTTCTTCGACGTGGGTATAGCCGAACAGCATGGGGTCACCTTTGCCGCAGGGCTCGCCGCCGAAGGATACCGGCCGGTCTTTGCCGTCTATTCGTCGTTCCTGCAGCGGGCCTACGACCAGGTCTTCCACGACGTCTGCCTCCAGAATCTTCCGGTTACCTTCGCCATTGACCGTGCCGGGGTGGTGGGGAGCGACGGTCCGACCCACCATGGACTTTTCGATCTTGCGTACCTGCGCCATCTCCCCAATATGGTGGTCATGGCACCCAAGGACGAAAACGAGCTTCAGCACCTGCTCTTGACCGCCATCGAGCACGACGGACCGGCGGCCGTCCGCTATCCCCGGGGTAACGGTTACGGGGTTTCCCTGGACCAGACCTGCAGCGTCCTTCCCATTGGGAAGGGAGAGATCCTGAGGGAAGGTCTGGACGGTGCCCTCCTTGCCATCGGTTCCACCGTCTACCCGGCCCGTGAGGCAGCTGAAGCCTTGGCCGCCGAAGGAATCGACCTCGCCGTCGTGAATGCCCGCTTCGTGAAACCCCTCGACCGGGACCTGATCCTCAGCTTGGCCCGAACCACCGGCAGGCTCATCATCGTTGAGGAGAACGTCATCCAGGGAGGCTTCGGCACGGCGGTGCTGGAACTTCTCGAAGAGGAAGGAATCAATGGGGTCAAGGTTCTCCGCCTGGGATACCCGGACCGGTACGTGGAGCAGGGGGAGCAGCATGAACTGAGGGCCCAGTATGGCCTCGACGCCCCGGGAATAACGGCTCGGGTCAGAACATTCATGAAGGGATAA
- a CDS encoding polyprenyl synthetase family protein codes for MDLKNYLKERCAIVDEALERSLPGEGDLPVSVHRAMRYSVFAGGKRIRPVLMLAACEAVGGTPDLALPAACAMEMIHTYSLIHDDLPAMDDDDFRRGRPTNHKVFGEAIAILAGDALLTEAFILMSSPEYAAKAGHARILPVIHEIGICAGSRGMVGGQVVDMESEGKKDIDLATVQYIHTHKTGALMKASVKAGAILGGAEGDALAAMTRYGEAIGLAFQIADDILDIEGTTEQIGKDAGSDEARGKATYPAVMGLADSKRRAQELVDLALEALSPFGEKAEPLREIARYIVSRKS; via the coding sequence ATGGACCTTAAAAACTATCTCAAAGAACGCTGTGCCATTGTTGATGAAGCTCTTGAACGCTCCCTGCCCGGTGAGGGGGACCTTCCCGTTTCCGTTCATCGCGCCATGCGCTATTCGGTTTTCGCAGGGGGGAAACGGATTCGGCCGGTTCTGATGCTCGCCGCCTGTGAGGCGGTGGGAGGAACTCCGGACTTGGCGCTTCCCGCTGCGTGCGCCATGGAGATGATCCACACCTATTCCCTCATCCACGACGATCTCCCCGCAATGGACGACGACGATTTCCGCCGCGGACGTCCCACAAACCACAAGGTTTTCGGCGAGGCAATCGCCATCCTTGCCGGTGATGCGCTCCTTACGGAAGCGTTCATCCTCATGAGCTCTCCCGAATACGCCGCAAAGGCCGGACATGCCCGTATTCTTCCGGTTATCCACGAGATTGGCATCTGTGCCGGTTCCCGGGGGATGGTCGGCGGCCAAGTAGTCGACATGGAGAGCGAGGGGAAAAAGGATATCGATCTGGCCACGGTCCAGTACATACACACCCACAAGACCGGCGCCCTCATGAAGGCTTCGGTCAAGGCGGGCGCAATACTCGGCGGAGCGGAAGGGGACGCCCTTGCGGCCATGACCCGTTACGGCGAGGCCATCGGCCTTGCGTTCCAGATTGCCGATGACATCCTTGACATCGAGGGTACCACCGAGCAGATCGGCAAGGATGCGGGGAGCGACGAAGCCCGGGGGAAAGCCACCTATCCGGCGGTCATGGGGCTTGCCGATTCCAAACGCCGCGCCCAGGAGTTGGTGGATCTGGCCCTCGAAGCCCTTTCCCCCTTCGGCGAGAAAGCGGAACCCCTGCGGGAGATCGCCCGTTACATCGTATCCCGGAAATCGTAA
- a CDS encoding exodeoxyribonuclease VII small subunit: protein MAVEKFETALKKLEDVVNRLESGELSLDDSLKAFEEGVKMAAFCTKKLDEAEKKVEILLKKKDGSFAKEPFRLEDD, encoded by the coding sequence ATGGCCGTAGAGAAGTTCGAGACTGCCCTCAAGAAACTGGAAGACGTGGTGAACCGGCTGGAAAGTGGTGAACTGTCCCTGGACGACTCCCTCAAGGCTTTCGAGGAGGGAGTCAAGATGGCTGCTTTCTGCACGAAAAAGCTGGATGAAGCGGAAAAGAAGGTGGAAATACTGCTCAAAAAGAAGGACGGCAGTTTTGCCAAGGAGCCGTTCCGGCTCGAGGATGACTGA
- a CDS encoding YkgJ family cysteine cluster protein, with protein sequence MNEVLDEYRRLLSEVDHWFSRCIARSGEHIRCAEGCSECCRGLFDITLLDAALLKEGFDRLDAFTREQVLVKCRKRLAGLLRLWPEFAHPYMLNYRPEEEWELLMPDDDETPCPLLGADGRCLVYGFRPMTCRLHGLPLVDLTGEVLHDEWCTLNYVGGDPLADAGLRGEFTKIFREEVRLFRHFSERLLGQEFRELDTFIPTALLIDFTRFDWHRFAAGFSVTP encoded by the coding sequence ATGAACGAGGTTCTCGACGAATACCGCAGACTGCTCTCTGAAGTAGATCATTGGTTCAGCCGCTGCATTGCCCGTTCAGGCGAACACATCCGCTGCGCTGAAGGGTGTTCCGAGTGCTGTCGGGGGCTCTTCGACATCACGCTTCTCGATGCGGCGCTCCTGAAAGAAGGTTTTGACCGGCTCGACGCGTTTACGCGTGAACAGGTGCTCGTCAAGTGCCGGAAACGCCTTGCGGGCCTCCTGCGGCTCTGGCCCGAGTTCGCTCACCCCTATATGCTCAACTACCGCCCCGAGGAGGAATGGGAACTTCTCATGCCCGATGACGACGAGACTCCCTGCCCGCTTCTGGGGGCGGACGGCAGATGCCTCGTCTACGGGTTCCGTCCCATGACCTGCCGGCTCCATGGCCTGCCCCTCGTGGACCTGACGGGGGAGGTGCTCCACGATGAGTGGTGCACTCTCAACTACGTTGGCGGAGACCCCTTGGCCGATGCAGGGCTTCGGGGGGAGTTCACGAAGATATTCCGGGAGGAGGTCCGCCTCTTTCGGCACTTCTCGGAACGGCTCCTGGGACAGGAGTTCCGGGAATTGGACACCTTTATCCCGACCGCCCTCCTCATCGACTTCACTCGCTTCGACTGGCATCGGTTTGCTGCCGGCTTTAGTGTAACTCCTTGA
- the pyrE gene encoding orotate phosphoribosyltransferase, which produces MTDRERLKQIIIELSYEKRKVTLASGRESDFYFDGKQTTLHAEGGLLVGKLFYEAIKDVENVQGVGGITLGADPIATATSIAAFLDGRPMHAFIIRKEPKGHGTGQWLEGRKNLPPGARVVIVEDVVTTGGSSMKAVRRAEEEGLVVLGIVALVDREEGGRENIEAEGVWLRSIFTKSQLVA; this is translated from the coding sequence ATGACTGACCGGGAGCGCTTGAAACAGATAATTATTGAACTCTCCTATGAAAAACGGAAGGTTACCCTCGCTTCGGGCCGCGAGAGCGACTTCTACTTTGACGGCAAGCAGACTACCCTCCATGCCGAGGGGGGGCTCCTGGTCGGCAAGCTCTTCTATGAAGCCATCAAGGACGTGGAAAATGTCCAGGGGGTAGGGGGGATCACCCTGGGGGCCGATCCCATCGCCACCGCCACCTCCATTGCGGCGTTTCTGGACGGACGCCCCATGCACGCCTTCATTATCCGCAAGGAGCCCAAGGGGCACGGCACCGGCCAGTGGCTCGAAGGGCGCAAGAACCTCCCCCCCGGGGCTCGGGTCGTTATCGTGGAGGACGTGGTCACCACCGGCGGTTCTTCCATGAAAGCAGTCCGGCGGGCCGAAGAGGAAGGGCTGGTCGTGCTCGGCATCGTCGCCCTCGTGGACCGTGAGGAGGGGGGCCGCGAGAACATCGAGGCGGAAGGGGTCTGGCTGAGAAGCATTTTTACCAAGTCTCAGCTTGTGGCCTGA
- the purF gene encoding amidophosphoribosyltransferase — MKLYRPTEECGIFGIYGHPEAANLTYLGLYALQHRGQEACGIVSSDGRSLHVHRSMGLVADVFGDQAIFRNLPGEAAIGHVRYSTTGDSVTKNVQPIKVDYSRGSIAVAHNGNLVNAQMVKDELEAWGSIFQTTMDTEVILHLLASSKQNALEDRIAEALGRLKGAYCLLFLTETRMVAARDPQGFRPLCLGKLGDGWVVASESCALDLIEAEFIREVEPGEVIVITKDGITSHFPLKKSEAAPCIFEFVYFARPDSYIFGKNVYMVRKDFGRQLAREHQVDADIVIPVPDSGVPAALGYAQEAGLPFELGLIRNHYIGRTFIEPQQSIRHFGVKIKLNPVREILEGKRVVVIDDSIVRGTTSRKIVKMVRNAGAKEVHVRISSPPTSYPCYYGIDTPTRKELISSSHTIEEIRRYITADSLGYLSEEGLLKAVGAGENPFCKACFSGNYPITFPKLAAAPQLDLF; from the coding sequence ATGAAGCTTTACAGACCTACGGAAGAGTGCGGCATTTTTGGAATTTATGGACATCCCGAGGCGGCAAACCTGACCTACCTCGGACTTTACGCCCTCCAGCACCGGGGGCAGGAAGCCTGCGGCATTGTTTCCTCGGACGGACGGAGCCTCCACGTCCACCGGAGCATGGGGCTGGTGGCCGATGTTTTCGGCGACCAGGCGATTTTCCGCAACCTCCCGGGTGAGGCGGCCATTGGGCACGTCCGCTACTCTACCACCGGCGACTCGGTCACCAAGAACGTCCAGCCCATCAAGGTCGATTATTCCCGGGGCTCCATTGCCGTGGCCCACAACGGCAACCTGGTAAACGCCCAGATGGTCAAGGACGAGCTGGAAGCGTGGGGCTCCATCTTCCAGACCACTATGGACACCGAGGTGATCCTGCACCTCCTGGCCTCCTCCAAGCAGAACGCCCTTGAAGACCGCATCGCCGAGGCCCTCGGCCGCCTGAAAGGGGCCTACTGCCTCCTCTTCCTGACCGAGACCCGCATGGTGGCTGCCCGCGATCCCCAGGGATTCCGGCCCCTCTGTCTCGGCAAGCTCGGTGACGGCTGGGTGGTCGCCTCGGAGAGCTGTGCCCTGGACCTCATCGAGGCCGAATTCATCCGCGAGGTGGAGCCAGGAGAGGTCATCGTCATCACCAAGGACGGCATCACCTCCCATTTCCCCCTCAAGAAGTCCGAGGCAGCCCCCTGCATCTTCGAATTCGTCTATTTCGCCCGTCCCGATTCCTACATCTTCGGAAAAAACGTCTATATGGTCCGCAAGGATTTCGGTCGGCAACTGGCCCGGGAGCACCAGGTGGATGCCGATATCGTGATCCCGGTTCCCGATTCGGGGGTGCCGGCGGCCCTGGGCTATGCCCAGGAGGCGGGGCTTCCCTTCGAACTGGGACTGATCCGCAACCACTACATCGGCCGGACCTTCATCGAACCCCAGCAGTCGATCCGCCACTTCGGGGTCAAGATCAAGCTGAACCCGGTGCGCGAGATCCTGGAGGGAAAACGGGTCGTGGTCATCGACGACTCCATCGTCCGCGGCACCACCTCCCGCAAGATCGTCAAGATGGTGCGCAACGCCGGCGCGAAGGAAGTTCATGTCCGGATTTCCTCCCCCCCTACCAGCTACCCCTGCTACTACGGCATCGATACCCCCACCCGGAAGGAACTCATCTCCTCGTCCCACACCATCGAGGAAATCCGCCGGTACATCACCGCCGATTCCCTCGGCTACCTGTCGGAGGAGGGGCTGCTGAAGGCAGTGGGGGCCGGTGAGAATCCCTTTTGCAAGGCTTGCTTCTCCGGCAACTACCCCATCACATTCCCTAAGCTGGCGGCTGCGCCCCAGCTGGACCTCTTCTGA
- a CDS encoding phosphoribosylformylglycinamidine synthase subunit PurQ, whose product MAKARALVITGNGTNCETEAAHACRLGGFDEAVIAHISDLLSGDIRLDDFHFINLTGGFLDGDDLGSAKAQANRFRYAKVNDLAEHLIDQLTRFIEAGKLILGVCNGFQLMVKMGLLPALDGAYLKQTATLTFNDCGRFQDRWVYLKVDPTSPSVYTKGVAKGLYLPMRHGEGKFVVDGPATLAAIEEKHLAVFKYSDAAYDAPTMEFPLNPNGSVNAIAALCDGTGRLMGMMPHPEAFVHRTQHPRWTREELPEEGDGLVLFKNAAEYVKLNLL is encoded by the coding sequence ATGGCAAAAGCACGTGCACTAGTCATAACCGGTAACGGTACCAACTGCGAGACGGAGGCGGCCCACGCCTGCCGGCTCGGCGGCTTCGACGAGGCGGTCATTGCCCACATCTCCGACCTCCTGTCCGGGGATATTCGGTTGGACGATTTCCACTTCATCAACCTCACCGGCGGTTTCCTGGACGGCGACGATCTGGGGAGCGCCAAGGCCCAGGCCAACCGTTTCCGGTACGCCAAGGTGAACGATCTGGCCGAACATCTCATCGATCAGTTAACCCGATTCATCGAGGCGGGGAAGCTGATCCTCGGGGTCTGCAACGGCTTTCAGCTCATGGTGAAGATGGGGCTTCTGCCGGCCCTAGACGGCGCCTATCTCAAACAAACCGCGACGCTGACTTTCAACGACTGTGGCCGCTTCCAGGACCGCTGGGTCTATCTCAAGGTGGATCCAACATCTCCCTCGGTCTACACGAAGGGGGTAGCAAAGGGGCTGTACCTGCCGATGCGTCACGGTGAAGGGAAGTTTGTCGTCGACGGCCCGGCCACCCTTGCCGCCATCGAGGAAAAACATCTGGCTGTTTTCAAATATTCCGACGCCGCCTACGACGCCCCCACCATGGAATTCCCCTTGAACCCCAACGGGTCGGTGAACGCCATTGCGGCCCTTTGCGACGGGACCGGCCGCCTCATGGGGATGATGCCCCACCCCGAGGCCTTCGTCCACCGGACCCAGCATCCCCGCTGGACCCGCGAGGAGCTTCCCGAAGAAGGGGACGGCCTTGTCCTCTTCAAGAACGCTGCCGAGTATGTCAAACTAAACTTGCTGTAA